In Zalophus californianus isolate mZalCal1 chromosome 4, mZalCal1.pri.v2, whole genome shotgun sequence, the following proteins share a genomic window:
- the FABP4 gene encoding fatty acid-binding protein, adipocyte isoform X2 → MCDAFVGTWKLSSSENFDDYMKEVGVGFATRKVAGMAKPNMIISVNGDVITIKSESTFKNTEVSFKLGQEFDEVTADDRKVKSIITLDGGVLVQVQKWDGKSTTIKRKRVDDKLVVECVMKGVTSTRIYERA, encoded by the exons ATGTGTGATGCCTTTGTTGGTACCTGGAAACTTAGCTCCAGTGAAAACTTTGATGATTACATGAAAGAAGTGG GAGTGGGCTTTGCCACCAGGAAAGTGGCTGGCATGGCCAAACCCAACATGATCATCAGTGTGAATGGGGATGTGATCACCATTAAATCAGAAAGTACCTTTAAAAATACTGAGGTTTCCTTCAAACTGGGCCAGGAATTTGATGAAGTTACTGCAGATGACAGAAAAGTCAAG AGCATCATAACGTTAGATGGAGGAGTCCTGGTACAGGTGCAGAAGTGGGATGGAAAATCAACCACCATAAAGAGAAAACGAGTGGATGACAAACTGGTGGTG GAATGTGTCATGAAAGGCGTCACTTCTACCAGAATTTATGAGAGAGCATAA
- the FABP4 gene encoding fatty acid-binding protein, adipocyte isoform X1: protein MCDAFVGTWKLSSSENFDDYMKEVGVGFATRKVAGMAKPNMIISVNGDVITIKSESTFKNTEVSFKLGQEFDEVTADDRKVKVVYFLFYFPLPYTNGNNFLLCSQSIITLDGGVLVQVQKWDGKSTTIKRKRVDDKLVVECVMKGVTSTRIYERA from the exons ATGTGTGATGCCTTTGTTGGTACCTGGAAACTTAGCTCCAGTGAAAACTTTGATGATTACATGAAAGAAGTGG GAGTGGGCTTTGCCACCAGGAAAGTGGCTGGCATGGCCAAACCCAACATGATCATCAGTGTGAATGGGGATGTGATCACCATTAAATCAGAAAGTACCTTTAAAAATACTGAGGTTTCCTTCAAACTGGGCCAGGAATTTGATGAAGTTACTGCAGATGACAGAAAAGTCAAG gtggtgtattttttattttattttcctctaccATATACCAATGGTAATAATTTTTTACTATGCTCACAGAGCATCATAACGTTAGATGGAGGAGTCCTGGTACAGGTGCAGAAGTGGGATGGAAAATCAACCACCATAAAGAGAAAACGAGTGGATGACAAACTGGTGGTG GAATGTGTCATGAAAGGCGTCACTTCTACCAGAATTTATGAGAGAGCATAA